The proteins below are encoded in one region of Coffea arabica cultivar ET-39 chromosome 4c, Coffea Arabica ET-39 HiFi, whole genome shotgun sequence:
- the LOC140005235 gene encoding uncharacterized protein: MDGRGGCCIARYAGNTYDMSKMDRIMLRYRPIAPKPATNSSCSGSSTAENSGAYVKTGRAKRRYVRNSGKKKIASCSNGGVTKKCRCARKRKSPSPEENESMNGGRSTVSTGSVSGGDGVGVGVVTLPLLPETPETNQRSSSSSQERPARGASSRGVEKAKVPMWLNFEGGGSSQRDGKAGGMVGQPVRVVGTWVRVECVTETWAGVGLDDVYGGGLGCTDQEKVMNLDRDTCPGFVTEGLSRVVWVNRAYRAMVVGQEEAESSEEEVVVWLVMKEGFELPPKNWPAFTCRVRVVTCGKGNSSLTLPCDVWRLGGGHGFAWRLDTKAALSLGR; the protein is encoded by the coding sequence ATGGATGGAAGAGGAGGGTGTTGCATAGCTAGATATGCTGGAAATACGTACGATATGTCGAAGATGGACCGTATAATGCTGAGATATCGGCCGATCGCGCCGAAGCCGGCTACAAACAGCTCGTGTTCGGGGAGCTCTACGGCGGAGAACAGTGGAGCTTACGTGAAAACCGGCCGAGCAAAAAGAAGGTACGTAAGAAATAGTGGTAAGAAGAAGATTGCTAGTTGTAGTAATGGTGGGGTGACAAAGAAGTGTAGGTGCGCAAGGAAGAGAAAATCCCCTTCTCCCGAAGAAAACGAGTCGATGAATGGCGGTAGAAGCACCGTCTCCACGGGATCGGTATCCGGTGGAGACGGTGTTGGGGTTGGAGTTGTCACTCTACCTTTGTTGCCGGAGACTCCTGAGACGAATCAACGGTCTTCCTCTTCGTCCCAGGAGCGTCCGGCAAGAGGGGCTTCTTCTCGCGGCGTTGAGAAAGCAAAAGTCCCTATGTGGTTGAATTTTGAGGGTGGAGGGTCGTCCCAGCGGGATGGGAAGGCGGGTGGGATGGTGGGCCAGCCGGTCAGGGTGGTAGGGACGTGGGTGAGGGTGGAATGCGTAACTGAAACATGGGCTGGGGTTGGGTTGGATGATGTGTACGGTGGTGGACTGGGGTGTACGGACCAGGAGAAGGTGATGAATCTAGATCGGGACACGTGTCCGGGGTTTGTAACGGAGGGCTTGAGTAGGGTAGTTTGGGTTAACAGGGCGTACCGGGCGATGGTCGTGGGCCAGGAGGAGGCGGAGTCTtcggaggaggaggtggtggtctGGCTGGTAATGAAGGAAGGATTTGAGCTGCCACCAAAGAACTGGCCGGCGTTCACGTGCAGGGTGAGGGTGGTCACGTGCGGAAAGGGGAATAGTTCCCTGACTCTTCCCTGTGATGTGTGGAGGCTGGGTGGTGGCCATGGCTTTGCATGGAGATTGGATACTAAGGCTGCTCTTTCACTCGGTCGCTGA
- the LOC140005236 gene encoding transcription factor GTE9-like isoform X1 has translation MAPTVPIEYSGQRELNLISTKGGIGKMMGKSRKVSKGFSSGFVPDYRHAVETMAESEGFGSSGRVDTEMTASEDSCAPKRKCVNLNDREGCARFSVPIHVLPLSKMSRSERKDMELRLRNELEQVRILQRRITAMSSFSLNAVVHSPASDIHSCTDGQRRPPVDSFRRPVKEVPTPPGKKKGPPGRNGPRTKGAGAKRSEPAKQTLPSDPSNLMLMKQCEALLNRLMGHEFGWVFNKPVDVVELNIPDYVNVIKHPMDFGTIKAKLLSGQYSDPLGFASDVRLTLTNAMTYNPPGNDVHFMAKALSKFFEMRWKSIEKKIPAAVEEILPPNSGAMIERGTAIAMPPSKKAKSTPVENIKKPENKVKQENIKRVMSDVEKQKLSADLEPLLTDLPDHIVDFLKESSFNASQASEDEIEIDLDALGDDTLFTLRKLLDEYLMDKQKNQGKDPQAVEVHNESGFSNSFLQPQIGDEPADEDIDIGGNDPPSSSFPPLEIEKETIHRNSKCSGSSSSSSDSDTGSSSSGESDAAKDLAVLEPSKDNLGHGENLEQKTGDPETAETMSGLARQNPESILDPVESGCHQEAESAPQERQVSPEKQYRAALLRSRFADTIIKAQEKALEKGEKLDPEKLRREREDLERRRKEEKARLQAEAKAAEDARRKAEEEAAAEVRRKRELEREAARQALQQMEKTVDINENSQFMEDLEMFRSAPDEQLVNFIEETSPEHSQTGLGSFKFQGSSNPLEQLGLYMKKDDEEEEETDVHSVPDASDDPEEGEID, from the exons ATGGCACCTACTGTTCCCATAGAGTACAGTGGACAGAGggaattgaacttgatttcGACAAAGGGTGGAATAGGCAAAATGATGGGGAAGTCCCGGAAAGTTTCAAAAGGATTTTCATCCGGTTTTGTGCCAGATTATCGCCATGCGGTCGAGACAATGGCTGAATCGGAAGGGTTTGGAAGTTCAGGGAGAGTGGATACAGAAATGACTGCATCCGAGGATTCATGTGCTCCGAAGAGGAAGTGCGTGAATTTGAATGACCGAGAAGGTTGTGCTAGATTCAGTGTGCCTATTCACGTTTTGCCACTGTCTAAGATGTCTCGCTCAGAGAGGAAAGATATGGAGCTGAGGTTGAGAAATGAACTTGAGCAAGTCAGGATTTTGCAGAGAAGAATTACGGCTATGAGCTCGTTCAGTTTGAATGCAGTTGTCCATTCACCTGCTAGTGATATACACAGTTGTACTGATGGCCAGAGGAGACCTCCCGTGGACAGTTTTCGGAGGCCTGTGAAGGAAGTGCCTACTCCACCTGGAAAGAAAAAAGGTCCTCCTGGAAGAAATGGGCCCCGTACCAAAGGAGCAGGTGCTAAACGCAGTGAGCCTGCAAAGCAGACTTTGCCTTCTGATCCAAGCAACTTAATGTTGATGAAACAGTGTGAGGCGCTTCTAAATCGATTGATGGGGCATGAATTCGGTTGGGTATTCAATAAACCAGTTGACGTTGTGGAGTTAAATATCCCTGATTATGTCAATGTTATCAAGCATCCGATGGATTTTGGGACAATAAAGGCCAAGTTGCTATCTGGTCAGTATTCAGATCCATTGGGTTTTGCTTCTGATGTGAGACTTACTTTGACAAATGCAATGACTTACAATCCACCAGGAAATGATGTCCATTTCATGGCTAAGGCACTCAGTAAATTCTTTGAAATGAGATGGAAGTCTATCGAGAAGAAGATTCCTGCAGCGGTTGAAGAAATTTTGCCTCCAAATTCTGGTGCTATGATAGAAAGGGGGACTGCTATTGCGATGCCTCCTTCTAAAAAGGCAAAAAGTACTCCTGTAGAGAACATAAAGAAGCCAGAAAACAAAGTTAAGCAAGAAAATATCAAGAGGGTTATGAGTGATGTCGAGAAGCAGAAGCTTAGTGCAGATCTGGAGCCCTTATTAACAGATTTACCAGATCATATAGTTGACTTCTTGAAGGAGAGTAGTTTCAATGCAAGTCAAGCGAGTGAGGACGAGATTGAGATTGATTTGGATGCCCTAGGCGATGATACCTTGTTCACGTTACGGAAGCTTTTAGATGAGTATTTAATGGATAAACAGAAAAACCAGGGAAAAGATCCACAGGCTGTAGAG GTTCACAATGAGTCAGGCTTTAGCAATTCGTTTCTTCAACCTCAAATAG GAGATGAGCCAGCTGATGAAGACATAGATATTGGCGGTAATGATCCACCCTCATCTAGCTTCCCTCCTTTAGAGATTGAGAAGGAAACTATCCATAGGAACAGCAAATGCAGTGGTTCGAGTAGCTCCAGTAGTGATTCAG ACACTGGAAGTTCTTCTAGTGGTGAGTCGGATGCTGCGAAAGATCTTGCTGTTCTGGAACCCTCGAAG GACAACTTAGGTCATGGGGAAAATTTAGAGCAAAAGACAGGTGATCCAGAAACTGCAG AAACTATGAGTGGGCTTGCCAGGCAGAATCCAGAGTCAATTTTGGATCCTGTTGAGTCTGGATGCCATCAAGAGG CTGAGAGTGCTCCACAAGAGAGGCAGGTCTCGCCTGAAAAGCAATATCGTGCAGCTTTATTGAGAAGCCGTTTTGCAGATACTATAATAAAGGCTCAAGAGAAGGCTCTTGAGAAG GGTGAAAAGTTGGATCCTGAGAAATTACGGAGGGAAAGAGAGGATCTTGAAAGACGGAGGAAAGAAG AAAAAGCTCGTCTGCAAGCAGAAGCTAAAGCTGCAGAAGATGCAAGAAGAAAAGCAGAAGAAGAAGCAGCTGCAGAAGTGAGACGGAAAAGAGAACTTGAAAGGGAAGCTGCCCGTCAAGCTTTGCAGCAG ATGGAAAAGACAGTTGACATCAATGAGAACAGTCAGTTTATGGAAGATCTGGAGATGTTCAGATCTGCTCCAGATGAACAATTAGTGAACTTCATAGAGGAGACTAGTCCAGAACACTCCCAAACTGGTCTTGGTAgtttcaaatttcagggaaGCAGTAATCCATTGGAGCAACTTGGTTTATACATGAAGAaggatgatgaagaagaagaagaaactgaTGTCCATAGCGTTCCAGATGCATCAGATGATCCAGAGGAAGGAGAGATTGATTAA
- the LOC140005236 gene encoding transcription factor GTE9-like isoform X2 yields MAPTVPIEYSGQRELNLISTKGGIGKMMGKSRKVSKGFSSGFVPDYRHAVETMAESEGFGSSGRVDTEMTASEDSCAPKRKCVNLNDREGCARFSVPIHVLPLSKMSRSERKDMELRLRNELEQVRILQRRITAMSSFSLNAVVHSPASDIHSCTDGQRRPPVDSFRRPVKEVPTPPGKKKGPPGRNGPRTKGAGAKRSEPAKQTLPSDPSNLMLMKQCEALLNRLMGHEFGWVFNKPVDVVELNIPDYVNVIKHPMDFGTIKAKLLSGQYSDPLGFASDVRLTLTNAMTYNPPGNDVHFMAKALSKFFEMRWKSIEKKIPAAVEEILPPNSGAMIERGTAIAMPPSKKAKSTPVENIKKPENKVKQENIKRVMSDVEKQKLSADLEPLLTDLPDHIVDFLKESSFNASQASEDEIEIDLDALGDDTLFTLRKLLDEYLMDKQKNQGKDPQAVEVHNESGFSNSFLQPQIGDEPADEDIDIGGNDPPSSSFPPLEIEKETIHRNSKCSGSSSSSSDSDSDTGSSSSGESDAAKDLAVLEPSKDNLGHGENLEQKTGDPETAETMSGLARQNPESILDPVESGCHQEAESAPQERQVSPEKQYRAALLRSRFADTIIKAQEKALEKGEKLDPEKLRREREDLERRRKEEKARLQAEAKAAEDARRKAEEEAAAEVRRKRELEREAARQALQQMEKTVDINENSQFMEDLEMFRSAPDEQLVNFIEETSPEHSQTGLGSFKFQGSSNPLEQLGLYMKKDDEEEEETDVHSVPDASDDPEEGEID; encoded by the exons ATGGCACCTACTGTTCCCATAGAGTACAGTGGACAGAGggaattgaacttgatttcGACAAAGGGTGGAATAGGCAAAATGATGGGGAAGTCCCGGAAAGTTTCAAAAGGATTTTCATCCGGTTTTGTGCCAGATTATCGCCATGCGGTCGAGACAATGGCTGAATCGGAAGGGTTTGGAAGTTCAGGGAGAGTGGATACAGAAATGACTGCATCCGAGGATTCATGTGCTCCGAAGAGGAAGTGCGTGAATTTGAATGACCGAGAAGGTTGTGCTAGATTCAGTGTGCCTATTCACGTTTTGCCACTGTCTAAGATGTCTCGCTCAGAGAGGAAAGATATGGAGCTGAGGTTGAGAAATGAACTTGAGCAAGTCAGGATTTTGCAGAGAAGAATTACGGCTATGAGCTCGTTCAGTTTGAATGCAGTTGTCCATTCACCTGCTAGTGATATACACAGTTGTACTGATGGCCAGAGGAGACCTCCCGTGGACAGTTTTCGGAGGCCTGTGAAGGAAGTGCCTACTCCACCTGGAAAGAAAAAAGGTCCTCCTGGAAGAAATGGGCCCCGTACCAAAGGAGCAGGTGCTAAACGCAGTGAGCCTGCAAAGCAGACTTTGCCTTCTGATCCAAGCAACTTAATGTTGATGAAACAGTGTGAGGCGCTTCTAAATCGATTGATGGGGCATGAATTCGGTTGGGTATTCAATAAACCAGTTGACGTTGTGGAGTTAAATATCCCTGATTATGTCAATGTTATCAAGCATCCGATGGATTTTGGGACAATAAAGGCCAAGTTGCTATCTGGTCAGTATTCAGATCCATTGGGTTTTGCTTCTGATGTGAGACTTACTTTGACAAATGCAATGACTTACAATCCACCAGGAAATGATGTCCATTTCATGGCTAAGGCACTCAGTAAATTCTTTGAAATGAGATGGAAGTCTATCGAGAAGAAGATTCCTGCAGCGGTTGAAGAAATTTTGCCTCCAAATTCTGGTGCTATGATAGAAAGGGGGACTGCTATTGCGATGCCTCCTTCTAAAAAGGCAAAAAGTACTCCTGTAGAGAACATAAAGAAGCCAGAAAACAAAGTTAAGCAAGAAAATATCAAGAGGGTTATGAGTGATGTCGAGAAGCAGAAGCTTAGTGCAGATCTGGAGCCCTTATTAACAGATTTACCAGATCATATAGTTGACTTCTTGAAGGAGAGTAGTTTCAATGCAAGTCAAGCGAGTGAGGACGAGATTGAGATTGATTTGGATGCCCTAGGCGATGATACCTTGTTCACGTTACGGAAGCTTTTAGATGAGTATTTAATGGATAAACAGAAAAACCAGGGAAAAGATCCACAGGCTGTAGAG GTTCACAATGAGTCAGGCTTTAGCAATTCGTTTCTTCAACCTCAAATAG GAGATGAGCCAGCTGATGAAGACATAGATATTGGCGGTAATGATCCACCCTCATCTAGCTTCCCTCCTTTAGAGATTGAGAAGGAAACTATCCATAGGAACAGCAAATGCAGTGGTTCGAGTAGCTCCAGTAGTGATTCAG ATTCAGACACTGGAAGTTCTTCTAGTGGTGAGTCGGATGCTGCGAAAGATCTTGCTGTTCTGGAACCCTCGAAG GACAACTTAGGTCATGGGGAAAATTTAGAGCAAAAGACAGGTGATCCAGAAACTGCAG AAACTATGAGTGGGCTTGCCAGGCAGAATCCAGAGTCAATTTTGGATCCTGTTGAGTCTGGATGCCATCAAGAGG CTGAGAGTGCTCCACAAGAGAGGCAGGTCTCGCCTGAAAAGCAATATCGTGCAGCTTTATTGAGAAGCCGTTTTGCAGATACTATAATAAAGGCTCAAGAGAAGGCTCTTGAGAAG GGTGAAAAGTTGGATCCTGAGAAATTACGGAGGGAAAGAGAGGATCTTGAAAGACGGAGGAAAGAAG AAAAAGCTCGTCTGCAAGCAGAAGCTAAAGCTGCAGAAGATGCAAGAAGAAAAGCAGAAGAAGAAGCAGCTGCAGAAGTGAGACGGAAAAGAGAACTTGAAAGGGAAGCTGCCCGTCAAGCTTTGCAGCAG ATGGAAAAGACAGTTGACATCAATGAGAACAGTCAGTTTATGGAAGATCTGGAGATGTTCAGATCTGCTCCAGATGAACAATTAGTGAACTTCATAGAGGAGACTAGTCCAGAACACTCCCAAACTGGTCTTGGTAgtttcaaatttcagggaaGCAGTAATCCATTGGAGCAACTTGGTTTATACATGAAGAaggatgatgaagaagaagaagaaactgaTGTCCATAGCGTTCCAGATGCATCAGATGATCCAGAGGAAGGAGAGATTGATTAA
- the LOC113739813 gene encoding ABC transporter B family member 5 — protein sequence MSHHDDLEANPEALPAQEGPRKDEKASEEITEASPRVILDAKFEPLSAQKGSEKANTQPSKVIPYYKLYSCADTIDIILIIIGTVAAIVDGLLLVYRIRFWGQTIDFISDLHAKPEKFHQVIEVVKKLLYMGIAATVASFIRGICWAVSAERQVSNLRYSYLRSLLRQDITFFDEEIKTGQVIGNMSRDIGRTDAAIGYRVGLFIKLMATFIGGMIMAFSQAWQLAAVMCWTILPITLFGHFGIKILIRECVNEGVAYAKGDSVVLEALASIRTVISLNGERQTMSKYEKTLEEVQRSLTRAGIAAGGSIISLIDFIEYCGFSLIIWYGSRFVLDDRYSRGDLITVATYINSGTSCLVNAIGNFSAFPRGRVAASNIFRIINRESRIDAFNSHGKTLDHVEGEIEFRNVSFRYPSRRNIEVLSNFSVTITHGSKTALVGKSGCGKSTVVSLIQRYYDPDSGGIFIDGFDLKELRLEHLRKKIGLVSQEPVLFTLSIKDNITFGRDNVTDEEIRAAIALANAEKFLKELPQGLDTMVGENGVQLSGGQKQRIAIARAVLKNPRIILLDEATSALDLESQQIVVDSLNKISVGRTTLLITHRMSTVANANKIFVLERGSIVEEGTYSELMDQNGPFCQLILMQNIREESNKENSIGHFSMRERASLRKSSGDVFPSSEISYPSKKTIIKFWRFVRLKQVFFLFLGLVATITKALIPIIFGVIIAYVIGAFNLEAGRLRKEIKFWCIIIAVVALISPVAAVSQKYILIQASCWLLRVVNPLCFNKIVHMEVDWFDHVDNSSGALSSRLSTIAETLTKFIRDAAPQVVQHAVTVIAGLLVVLSGSWQLAVLSLAFIPLVLFNGWIELKFNGNSSKIIKVLYEEAGQVTKDAVEHIRTVASFSADKQVLQLFKIKCEGPLKKRIKCAYAEGASYGLSSFLLYFIYGATFYVGATLIRDGRATSTTFYLALFALTDEVLNVTNWLGLLKEFNVVKPCLRSVSSILNLESKLDSSLDTGLTIESLRGSIEFQHVNFSYSSRPHIQVLKDFCLSIPAGKTAALVGESGSGKSTIISLLQRFYNFNGGLILIDDIEIQKLNINWLRKQMALVSQEPALFDDTIKANITFGLDRDVSEAEIISAASLANAHHFISNLPQGYDTEVGQRGVKLSGGQKQRIAIARAIVRRPKILLLDEPTSALDLSSEQVVQEALNEVMVNRTTIVAAHRLSTVKHADIIAVMRHGVIAELGTHESLLKSQNGIYASLVALS from the exons ATGAGCCATCATGATGATTTAGAAGCCAATCCTGAAGCATTGCCAGCTCAGGAAGGACCAAGAAAAGACGAAAAGGCCAGTGAAGAAATTACCGAGGCTTCACCAAGAGTCATTCTAGATGCAAAGTTTGAACCATTGTCAGCACAAAAAGGATCAGAAAAGGCCAATACTCAGCCTTCAAAAGTCATTCCTTACTACAAACTCTATTCATGTGCAGACACAATTGATATCATCCTCATCATCATTGGAACTGTTGCTGCAATTGTTGATGGCCTTCTTCTGGTATACAGAATTCGTTTCTGGGGCCAGACCATTGATTTCATAAGTGACCTCCATGCAAAACCTGAGAAGTTTCATCAAGTCATTGAG GTTGTAAAAAAGCTACTCTACATGGGAATTGCTGCCACAGTAGCTTCTTTCATCA GAGGAATCTGCTGGGCTGTCTCTGCAGAAAGACAAGTATCAAATCTGCGTTACTCCTACTTAAGAAGCCTCCTCAGACAAGATATTACATTCTTTGATGAAGAAATAAAAACAGGACAAGTTATTGGTAATATGTCAAGAGATATCGGCAGAACTGATGCAGCCATAGGTTACCGG GTGGGCTTGTTCATAAAACTCATGGCAACATTCATAGGAGGGATGATCATGGCATTCAGCCAAGCATGGCAATTGGCTGCAGTTATGTGCTGGACAATTCTGCCAATCACTTTGTTTGGCCATTTTGGCATTAAGATTTTGATTAGAGAGTGTGTAAATGAAGGGGTAGCTTATGCTAAAGGAGATTCGGTTGTTCTGGAGGCATTGGCTTCTATAAGAACG GTTATATCACTGAATGGCGAGAGACAAACTATGAGCAAGTACGAGAAAACTCTAGAAGAGGTTCAAAGATCACTGACACGAGCTGGCATTGCTGCAGGGGGGAGTATTATTTCTTTGATAGATTTCATAGAGTATTGCGGTTTCTCTTTAATTATATGGTATGGCTCACGTTTTGTCCTGGACGATCGTTACTCAAGAGGTGATCTGATCACAGTAGCAACATACATAAATTCTGGAACGAG TTGTCTGGTAAATGCAATTGGGAATTTTTCAGCATTCCCTCGAGGACGGGTTGCTGCATCAAACATCTTCCGTATAATCAATAGAGAGTCCAGGATAGATGCATTCAATTCCCATGGGAAGACTCTAGATCATGTTGAAGGAGAAATTGAATTTAGAAATGTTTCTTTTAGATATCCATCaagaaggaatattgaagttcTTTCTAATTTCTCAGTAACCATAACCCATGGCTCAAAAACCGCTTTAGTAGGAAAGAGTGGATGTGGGAAGTCAACAGTGGTTAGCCTAATACAACGGTACTATGATCCTGATTCTGGTGGCATTTTCATAGATGGCTTTGATTTGAAGGAATTAAGACTAGAACATTTAAGAAAAAAGATTGGACTTGTCAGCCAGGAACCAGTACTTTTTACTCTGTCCATCAAGGACAACATTACATTTGGAAGGGACAATGTGACAGACGAAGAAATAAGAGCTGCCATAGCACTTGCCAACGCTGAAAAGTTTCTCAAAGAGTTGCCTCAG GGACTTGACACAATGGTTGGTGAAAATGGAGTTCAGCTTTCAGGAGGACAGAAACAAAGAATCGCCATAGCTCGAGCTGTTCTGAAGAACCCACGCATAATCCTTCTGGATGAAGCGACTAGTGCATTGGATTTAGAGTCACAACAGATAGTCGTGGATTCATTAAACAAGATTTCTGTTGGCAGAACAACCTTGCTTATAACTCATCGCATGAGTACCGTAGCAAATGCAAATAAGATTTTTGTTCTTGAACGTGGGTCCATTGTTGAAGAAG GTACATACTCAGAACTTATGGATCAAAATGGTCCATTTTGTCAACTGATTCTGATGCAGAATATCAGAGAAGAATCCAATAAAGAAAACTCAATTGGTCATTTCTCTATGAGAGAAAGGGCATCTTTGAGAAAATCTTCGGGAGATGTTTTTCCATCATCAGAAATATCATACCCATCAAAGAAGACCATTATTAAGTTTTGGAGATTTGTAAGATTGAAACAggttttttttctatttcttggTCTCGTTGCAACTATAACCAAGGCCTTGATACCTATAATTTTTGGTGTTATTATTGCCTACGTGATTGGAGCATTCAATCTGGAAGCTGGAAGGCTTCGAAAGGAAATCAAATTTTGGTGCATAATCATTGCAGTAGTTGCTCTAATATCACCGGTGGCAGCAGTTAGTCAGAAATATATCCTAATTCAGGCTAGTTGTTGGTTATTGAGGGTAGTAAATCCCCTATGTTTCAACAAGATTGTGCACATGGAAGTTGATTGGTTTGATCATGTGGATAACTCAAGTGGAGCACTTAGCTCTAGATTGTCCACAATTGCGGAAACACTAACCAAATTTATTAGGGACGCAGCTCCACAGGTTGTTCAGCATGCAGTTACAGTAATTGCTGgtcttcttgtggttttatCTGGATCGTGGCAGCTAGCTGTTCTTAGCTTAGCATTTATACCTCTAGTTCTTTTCAACGGATGGATAGAACTTAAATTCAATGGAAACTCCAGTAAAATAATCAAG GTTCTCTATGAGGAAGCAGGACAAGTTACAAAAGATGCAGTTGAGCATATCAGGACTGTTGCATCATTTAGTGCTGACAAACAGGTGCTGCAATTATTCAAGATCAAATGTGAAGGCCCCTTGAAGAAGAGAATCAAATGTGCTTATGCTGAAGGAGCTTCATATGGGTTATCATCCTTCCTTTTGTATTTCATCTATGGAGCAACTTTTTATGTTGGGGCCACTCTTATAAGGGATGGAAGAGCAACTAGTACTACTTTTTATCTT GCACTTTTTGCACTGACAGATGAAGTACTAAATGTCACCAACTGGCTAGGACTCTTAAAAGAGTTCAACGTTGTCAAGCCCTGTTTGAGATCTGTCTCTTCCATTCTCAATCTTGAATCAAAGTTAGATTCATCATTGGATACAGGCTTGACCATTGAGAGCCTAAGAGGAAGTATAGAATTCCAGCATGTAAACTTCAGTTATTCATCAAGGCCACACATTCAAGTGCTTAAGGATTTTTGCTTGTCTATTCCTGCAGGCAAG ACTGCAGCACTCGTGGGAGAAAGTGGTTCCGGAAAATCAACTATAATTTCTTTGCTTCAGAGATTTTACAACTTTAACGGTGGCCTAATTCTGATTGATGATATTGAGATTCAGAAGCTAAACATAAATTGGTTGAGGAAGCAAATGGCTTTGGTGTCTCAGGAACCAGCTTTATTTGATGACACAATCAAGGCCAACATCACTTTTGGATTGGACCGTGATGTATCTGAAGCTGAGATTATATCTGCAGCAAGCCTAGCAAATGCTCATCACTTCATAAGTAACCTGCCACAG GGTTATGACACCGAAGTTGGACAACGCGGGGTGAAATTATCTGGCGGACAAAAGCAAAGGATTGCAATAGCACGAGCAATAGTGAGGAGACCAAAAATCCTGCTGCTGGATGAGCCAACCAGTGCACTTGATCTTTCATCTGAACAAGTTGTTCAAGAGGCACTTAACGAGGTCATGGTGAATCGAACGACAATAGTGGCAGCCCATCGATTATCAACAGTTAAGCATGCAGACATTATAGCAGTTATGAGGCATGGAGTCATTGCAGAACTTGGAACTCATGAATCTCTGCTAAAGTCACAAAATGGCATATATGCGTCTCTAGTAGCACTAAGCTAG